The genomic stretch CTGCCGGGCCGGGCTTGCATGGGGtggtgggagtggaggtggggctgACCTATCTGCTTTCCCACCTGTGCCCACAGTGCCCCCCTGGCTTAGTCATGGCGAAGCTGGAGACACTGCCTGTGCGCGCTGATCCAGGGCGGGATCCCCTCCTGGCCTTTGCCCCTCGGCCCTCTGAGCTCGGACCCCCAGACCCTCGCCTGGCCATGGGCAGTGTGGGCAGTGGGGTGGCCCACACTCAGGAGTTCGCCATGAAGAGTGTGGGCACCCGcacggggggtgggggcagccaaGGCAGTTTCCCTGGCCCCCGTGGCAGTGGGGCCAGCAGGGAGAGGCCCGGCCGCTACCCTTCAGAGGACAAGGCTCTCGCCAATTCACTCTACCTCAATGGCGAGCTACGGGGCAATGACCACACAGATGTCTGCGGCAATGTGGTGGGCagcagtggtggcagcagcagcagcggcggcagTGACAAGGCCCCACCACAGTATCGTGAGCCCAGCCACCCACCCAAGCTCCTGGCCACCTCTGGCAAGCTAGACCAGGTCagtccccagggccttttcctgGGGCGGGCGGCGGCCCAGAGAGGAGGGTGAAGTGGGCCTTCCTGGACGTTTTTGGGTTGTAGGGGCTGAGATAGAAGCTGGGTTGGGGAGCCTTGGGGGCCAACTCCAGCTGGTAGGTCAGGGCAGAGACCTGGCTGTGAGGGGGGCAGGTGGTGGATGTAAGGTGGGACTCCAGCCAGGAGGGACTCCCAGGATGGAGATCCAacgggggtgggaggtggggctgaaCAAGTCTAGATCAGAGGGAAGAGACTGGGGGCAAGGCTAAGGTCCCATCCTGATGTCCACTCCCCCTTCCTTGCTTTTGTGCAGTGCTCAGAGCCGCTAGTTCGGCCTTCGGCCTTCAAGCCTGTTGTACCCAAAAATTTCCACTCCATGCAGAACTTGTGCCCCCCCCAGACCAACGGGACCCCTGAGGCACGACAGGGCCCTGGTGGCCTCAAGGGTGGACTGGACAAGTCTCGGACCATGACCccagcgggtgggggtgggggcggcctCTCAGACTCAGGCCGGAACTCACTCACAAGCCTGCCCACCTACAGCTCCAGCTATAGCCAGCACCTGGCACCCCTCAGTGCCTCCACCAGCCACATCAACCGCATTGGCACTGCCAGCTATGGTAGTggcagtggtggcagcagcagcggTGGTGGGTCAGGCTACCAGGACCTGGCAACCTCCGACAGCGTGCGGGCCTCCAGCAAGAGTGGGTCATCCTCATCCATGGGGCGGCCAGGCCACCTGGGATCAGGGGACGGCGGAGGTGGAGGCCTGCCATTTGCGGCCTGCTCACCACCCTCGCCCAGTGCTCTGATCCAGGAGCTAGAGGAACGGCTGTGGGAGAAGGAGCAGGAGGTGGCAGCTCTGCGGCGTAGCCTGGAGCAGAGCGAGGCGGCAGTGGCCCAGGTGCTGGAGGAGCGTCAGAAGGCCTGGGAGCGTGAGCTGGCTGAGCTGCGGCAGGGCTGCAGTGGGAAGCTGCAGCAGGTGGCCCGGCGCGCCCAGCGCGCCCAGCAAGGCCTACAGCTGCAGGTGCTGCGGCTGCAGCAGGACAAGAAGCAGCTGCAGGAGGAGGCAGCCCGGCTGATGAGGCAACGGGAAGAGCTTGAGGACAAGGTTGCCGCCTGCCAGAAGGAACAGGCCGACTTCCTGCCCCGGATGGAGGAAACTAAGTGGGAGGTGCAGACTGGGGGGTTGGGCATCTCCCTGTGTCCccttccttctgtctctctggagGAACCCAGAGCAGCAGCCCACAGCTATCACAAGGGGAGTGAAGGTTGTGCAGGGATCAATTAGGAGTGTCTGTGAGGACCAGAGCTGTCCCAGGCTGTGTGAGATTAGCCATGTCTGTCCCAAGTCAGAGGAGGGAAGCCTGCATGTCATTTCTGCCATGATGAG from Balaenoptera acutorostrata chromosome 15, mBalAcu1.1, whole genome shotgun sequence encodes the following:
- the LZTS3 gene encoding leucine zipper putative tumor suppressor 3 isoform X2, with the protein product MAKLETLPVRADPGRDPLLAFAPRPSELGPPDPRLAMGSVGSGVAHTQEFAMKSVGTRTGGGGSQGSFPGPRGSGASRERPGRYPSEDKALANSLYLNGELRGNDHTDVCGNVVGSSGGSSSSGGSDKAPPQYREPSHPPKLLATSGKLDQCSEPLVRPSAFKPVVPKNFHSMQNLCPPQTNGTPEARQGPGGLKGGLDKSRTMTPAGGGGGGLSDSGRNSLTSLPTYSSSYSQHLAPLSASTSHINRIGTASYGSGSGGSSSGGGSGYQDLATSDSVRASSKSGSSSSMGRPGHLGSGDGGGGGLPFAACSPPSPSALIQELEERLWEKEQEVAALRRSLEQSEAAVAQVLEERQKAWERELAELRQGCSGKLQQVARRAQRAQQGLQLQVLRLQQDKKQLQEEAARLMRQREELEDKVAACQKEQADFLPRMEETKWEVCQKAGEISLLKQQLKDSQADVSQKLSEIVGLRSQLREGRASLREKEEQLLSLRDSFSSKQASLELGEGELPSACLKPALTPVDPAEPQDVLATCESDEAKMRRQAGVAAAASLVSLDGEVDAGGESGTRALRREVGRLQAELAAERRARERQGASFAEERRVWLEEKEKVIEYQKQLQLSYVEMYQRNQQLERRLRERGAAGGASTPTPQHGEEKKAWTPSRLERIESTEI
- the LZTS3 gene encoding leucine zipper putative tumor suppressor 3 isoform X1; amino-acid sequence: MAPADRASERPRLEDPSAPHPLGECPPGLVMAKLETLPVRADPGRDPLLAFAPRPSELGPPDPRLAMGSVGSGVAHTQEFAMKSVGTRTGGGGSQGSFPGPRGSGASRERPGRYPSEDKALANSLYLNGELRGNDHTDVCGNVVGSSGGSSSSGGSDKAPPQYREPSHPPKLLATSGKLDQCSEPLVRPSAFKPVVPKNFHSMQNLCPPQTNGTPEARQGPGGLKGGLDKSRTMTPAGGGGGGLSDSGRNSLTSLPTYSSSYSQHLAPLSASTSHINRIGTASYGSGSGGSSSGGGSGYQDLATSDSVRASSKSGSSSSMGRPGHLGSGDGGGGGLPFAACSPPSPSALIQELEERLWEKEQEVAALRRSLEQSEAAVAQVLEERQKAWERELAELRQGCSGKLQQVARRAQRAQQGLQLQVLRLQQDKKQLQEEAARLMRQREELEDKVAACQKEQADFLPRMEETKWEVCQKAGEISLLKQQLKDSQADVSQKLSEIVGLRSQLREGRASLREKEEQLLSLRDSFSSKQASLELGEGELPSACLKPALTPVDPAEPQDVLATCESDEAKMRRQAGVAAAASLVSLDGEVDAGGESGTRALRREVGRLQAELAAERRARERQGASFAEERRVWLEEKEKVIEYQKQLQLSYVEMYQRNQQLERRLRERGAAGGASTPTPQHGEEKKAWTPSRLERIESTEI